A section of the Clostridium felsineum DSM 794 genome encodes:
- a CDS encoding alanyl-tRNA editing protein yields the protein MTHKLFYDDPYICESEGKIVSVIEKDGKFEIVLDETSFYPEGGGQPCDLGTINDIPVEYVYEKDDVIYHVMSIKPNGDTAKCKVDFLRRQDNIQQHTGEHLLSAAFFKLYNGVNCGFHMGDDYLTIDIDMEEVTQDMIKKIEDEANKYVYANVETKTYFMSKPEAEKLPLRKAIKAEGKIRIVQLGDVDYSACCGTHVVRTGEVGIIKILKTEKHKGMTRVYFKCGKRAFEEYTKEHNIITELQKILSIDEENILNKVKSNKEEISTLKKIVSDYKKNEAKIEADKLKNEKNDGVIFKHYEDGDFSFIEEIYDGIKDENAIIILTSGLDNRILFAQNGSSTVECGKIFKQNIKNYNGRGGGNAKRAQAAFSNKEDLFKFAEFLKKIE from the coding sequence ATGACACATAAGTTATTTTATGATGATCCATACATATGTGAATCAGAAGGAAAGATAGTAAGTGTAATAGAAAAGGATGGAAAATTCGAGATTGTTTTAGATGAAACAAGCTTTTATCCAGAAGGTGGTGGTCAACCTTGTGATTTAGGAACAATAAATGATATACCTGTGGAATATGTATATGAGAAGGATGACGTAATATATCATGTAATGAGCATAAAGCCTAATGGAGATACAGCAAAATGTAAGGTGGATTTTTTAAGAAGGCAGGATAATATTCAACAGCATACAGGAGAGCATTTACTTTCAGCTGCATTTTTCAAGCTATACAATGGAGTGAATTGCGGCTTCCATATGGGAGATGATTATTTAACTATAGATATAGATATGGAAGAAGTAACACAAGATATGATAAAGAAAATAGAAGATGAAGCAAATAAATATGTATACGCAAATGTAGAAACTAAAACTTATTTTATGAGTAAGCCTGAAGCTGAAAAACTTCCACTTAGAAAGGCAATAAAAGCTGAGGGTAAAATAAGAATAGTTCAGCTTGGTGATGTTGATTATAGTGCTTGTTGTGGCACGCATGTTGTTAGAACTGGAGAAGTTGGAATTATAAAGATACTTAAAACTGAAAAGCATAAAGGAATGACAAGAGTTTATTTTAAATGTGGTAAAAGAGCATTTGAAGAGTATACAAAAGAGCATAATATTATAACTGAGCTTCAAAAGATTTTATCAATAGACGAAGAAAATATTTTAAATAAAGTTAAGTCTAATAAAGAGGAAATCTCTACCTTGAAAAAAATAGTATCTGACTATAAGAAGAATGAAGCCAAGATAGAGGCTGATAAACTTAAAAATGAGAAAAATGACGGAGTTATATTTAAACATTATGAGGATGGGGATTTCAGTTTTATAGAGGAAATATATGACGGCATTAAGGACGAAAATGCTATTATAATACTAACATCAGGTTTAGATAACAGAATTTTATTTGCACAAAATGGGAGCAGCACAGTTGAGTGTGGAAAAATATTTAAGCAAAATATAAAGAACTATAATGGAAGAGGTGGCGGAAACGCTAAAAGAGCTCAAGCAGCTTTTTCTAATAAGGAGGATCTTTTTAAGTTTGCTGAATTCTTAAAGAAAATAGAATGA
- a CDS encoding IS256 family transposase produces MNEGKRNIISALIDEYDIQSAEDIQEALKDLLGGTIQSMLEGEMDEHLGYEPYERAETTNSRNGKKQKRIRSKYGEMNIDVPQDRESSFEPKIVQKHQKDISGIEEKIISMYAKGLSTRQISEQIEDIYGFEVSEGMVSNITNKLLPEIEAWQHRPLSTVYPIVFIDAVHFSVRENNVIRKLAAYIILGINNEGRKEVLSINIGENESSKYWLSALNELKNRGVQDILILCADGLTGIKESISVAFPNTEYQRCIVHQVRNTLKYVSDKDKKEFAKDLKTIYHAPSEEIAYKQLEEITGKWEKHYPNSMKSWKSNWDAISPIFKFSADVRKVIYTTNAIESLNSTYRRLNRQRTVFPSDTSLLKALYLATFEATKKWRLPLRNWGKVYGELSIMYEGRLTE; encoded by the coding sequence ATGAATGAAGGAAAAAGAAATATTATATCAGCTCTTATAGACGAGTATGATATTCAGTCAGCTGAGGATATTCAGGAAGCTTTAAAAGATCTATTAGGTGGAACTATTCAATCTATGCTTGAAGGTGAAATGGACGAGCATTTAGGCTATGAACCATATGAACGAGCCGAAACTACAAACTCAAGAAATGGGAAAAAACAAAAAAGAATTCGAAGCAAATATGGTGAGATGAATATAGATGTACCACAGGATAGAGAAAGTTCTTTTGAACCTAAAATAGTACAAAAACACCAGAAAGATATTTCTGGTATAGAAGAAAAAATTATTTCTATGTATGCTAAAGGATTAAGTACCAGACAAATTTCAGAACAAATTGAAGATATATATGGGTTTGAAGTTAGTGAAGGAATGGTTTCAAATATAACCAATAAACTTCTTCCTGAAATAGAAGCATGGCAACATAGACCTTTATCTACAGTATATCCAATTGTTTTCATTGATGCAGTTCATTTTTCCGTAAGGGAAAATAACGTTATACGTAAGCTTGCAGCTTACATTATTCTTGGTATAAATAATGAAGGCAGAAAAGAAGTACTTTCTATAAATATTGGAGAAAATGAAAGCAGTAAATATTGGCTTAGTGCTCTCAATGAATTAAAAAATAGAGGTGTTCAAGATATCCTTATCCTTTGTGCAGATGGTCTTACAGGGATAAAGGAATCTATATCAGTAGCTTTTCCAAATACTGAATATCAACGTTGTATAGTTCATCAAGTAAGAAATACATTAAAGTATGTTTCTGATAAAGATAAAAAAGAATTTGCAAAAGATTTAAAAACTATATATCATGCACCTTCTGAGGAAATTGCATATAAGCAATTAGAAGAAATCACTGGAAAATGGGAAAAACATTATCCTAACTCAATGAAAAGCTGGAAATCAAATTGGGATGCTATTAGCCCTATTTTTAAGTTCTCTGCTGATGTAAGAAAAGTTATTTATACTACAAATGCAATCGAAAGTCTCAACAGCACATATCGTAGATTAAATAGACAAAGAACTGTATTTCCAAGCGATACATCACTTTTAAAAGCTTTATACCTTGCTACTTTTGAAGCTACAAAAAAATGGCGTTTGCCACTAAGAAATTGGGGTAAAGTGTACGGTGAATTATCCATTATGTATGAAGGACGACTTACTGAATAA
- a CDS encoding DUF3854 domain-containing protein: protein MNEKIDYDTDPRLSILNVADKCGILYRQEGKRFTSVCPFCGSELGHFYLTPEDKKYKNVYHCVKCGEHGSGIMLYSKLHNCTNKDSFKELMGFDVSSSTINFIKEAKKVASVKLNHMAPIEVRNKVYRNLIRRISLSEKHYLNLRNRGLSEYDIKNNGYKTLPFDKDLKKRICRELIGVGFNLAGISGFYTDKNEWTFWTPKEGGFLVPVIDYLGRVQGCQIRKDAEKKKYPWFSSSYMENGTQCNGFIHVHWNKNHSSEKIVITEGALKATTASILSDTTFVAVPGVNAINNLFQTLKILKPQKIFIAYDMDYKDKKEVQKALNTLKWNLKVNRYNYTQSVWNEEFKGIDDYMLHVVKNKELVVN, encoded by the coding sequence TTGAATGAAAAAATTGATTATGACACTGATCCTAGACTTAGTATTTTAAATGTAGCAGATAAATGTGGAATATTATATAGGCAAGAAGGTAAAAGATTTACAAGTGTATGTCCATTTTGTGGTTCTGAATTAGGACATTTCTATTTAACACCTGAAGATAAAAAATACAAGAATGTTTATCATTGTGTTAAATGTGGAGAACATGGTTCAGGTATTATGCTTTATTCAAAGCTTCATAACTGTACTAATAAAGATTCTTTTAAAGAGTTAATGGGTTTTGATGTAAGTTCATCTACAATTAATTTTATAAAGGAAGCTAAAAAGGTTGCTAGTGTAAAGTTAAATCATATGGCACCTATTGAGGTTAGGAACAAAGTATATAGGAATTTAATTAGAAGAATATCGTTGTCTGAGAAACATTATTTAAACCTTAGAAATAGGGGACTTTCAGAGTATGATATTAAAAATAATGGTTATAAGACATTACCTTTTGATAAAGACTTGAAAAAGAGAATATGTAGAGAACTTATAGGAGTTGGATTTAATCTTGCTGGAATATCAGGATTTTATACAGATAAAAATGAGTGGACTTTCTGGACACCAAAAGAAGGTGGATTTCTAGTACCAGTGATTGATTACTTAGGAAGGGTTCAGGGATGCCAAATAAGAAAAGATGCAGAGAAGAAAAAGTATCCTTGGTTCTCATCAAGCTATATGGAGAATGGTACGCAGTGTAATGGATTTATACATGTTCATTGGAATAAGAATCATTCATCTGAAAAGATAGTTATTACTGAAGGAGCTTTAAAGGCTACAACAGCAAGTATTTTATCAGATACAACATTTGTAGCAGTTCCAGGAGTAAATGCAATTAATAATTTATTTCAAACTCTAAAAATATTGAAACCACAAAAGATTTTTATTGCTTATGATATGGATTATAAGGATAAGAAAGAGGTACAGAAAGCATTAAACACACTTAAATGGAATTTAAAAGTTAATAGATATAATTATACCCAAAGTGTTTGGAATGAAGAATTTAAAGGTATAGATGATTACATGCTTCATGTTGTTAAAAATAAGGAGCTAGTAGTAAATTAA
- a CDS encoding ATP-dependent Clp protease ATP-binding subunit codes for MVTCSVCKKNVAVIFTNKVIDGKQELVGLCLPCAKKLGISPLTQIVDTKDMKEDDFQNLSTQMNDMLKNIDLDKISDENGNGGLLNFFNNAFNNSEQGETKEPEYTKDSKTTTSTRKKAKKKKYLDSYGINLTIKAKNGEIDTVIGREREIDRLIQILNRRTKNNPILIGEAGVGKTAIAEGFAVRIAEKNVPARFLDTEVYMLELNSLVAGTQFRGQFEARMKGIIDEINQFKNIILIIDEIHNIMGAGNAESGSLSAANILKPALAKGELQLIGATTIEEYRKYIEKDSALERRFQPIMVEEPTIEQTIEIVKGVKSYYENYHKIKIPDDVIENAVRLSGRYISDRFFPDKAIDVIDEAGSRANLKNKGLVELEALKNELSNIQKEITKCAELNDFEKAAEYKVEECKIQTKIDNFKNEYSNVMLTLDDVASVVESWTKIPVQKITEIEAEKLLNLESRLHKRVIGQNEAVSSVARTIRRNRSGFKKLKKPSSFIFVGPTGVGKTELVKTLALELFQNEKALIRVDMSEYMEKHTVSKLIGAPPGYVGYDNGGQLTEKVRRNPYSVILLDEIEKAHPDVFNILLQILEDGRLTDSQGRTVNFENTIIIMTSNAGTNLKSSGIGFSRDDYFSLSSKIKDVLRETFRPEFLNRIDETIIFTELNKDELMKIIDLMLKEIISEGRDKNISININEEVKNFIFDKGYDKKYGARPLRRTIQKYIEDELAEFYIKGIYKDGSNVTIYIKDNNIAFE; via the coding sequence ATGGTTACTTGTTCTGTATGTAAGAAAAATGTTGCTGTTATTTTCACAAATAAAGTAATAGATGGTAAACAAGAATTAGTTGGTCTATGCTTACCTTGTGCAAAAAAACTCGGCATTTCACCTTTAACACAAATAGTTGATACAAAAGATATGAAAGAAGATGATTTTCAAAATTTAAGCACTCAAATGAATGATATGCTTAAAAATATTGATTTAGATAAAATTTCGGATGAAAACGGAAATGGCGGACTGTTAAATTTCTTCAATAATGCTTTTAACAATTCTGAACAAGGTGAAACTAAGGAACCTGAATACACTAAAGATTCAAAAACTACTACTAGTACTCGTAAAAAAGCAAAAAAGAAAAAATATTTAGATTCTTATGGAATAAATTTAACTATTAAGGCCAAAAACGGTGAAATTGATACTGTTATTGGAAGAGAAAGAGAAATCGACAGGTTAATTCAGATTTTAAACAGAAGAACCAAAAACAACCCTATTCTTATAGGTGAAGCTGGTGTTGGTAAAACAGCAATAGCTGAGGGGTTTGCTGTAAGAATAGCAGAGAAAAATGTTCCTGCAAGGTTTTTAGACACAGAGGTATACATGCTTGAACTAAATTCGCTTGTAGCAGGTACTCAATTTAGAGGTCAGTTTGAAGCTCGTATGAAAGGCATTATCGACGAAATAAATCAATTTAAAAACATAATTTTAATTATAGATGAAATTCACAATATAATGGGTGCTGGCAATGCTGAAAGTGGTTCATTAAGCGCTGCAAACATATTAAAACCTGCTTTAGCTAAGGGTGAACTTCAACTTATAGGTGCCACTACTATAGAAGAGTACAGAAAATATATAGAAAAAGATTCTGCTTTGGAAAGACGTTTTCAACCTATTATGGTAGAAGAACCTACTATTGAGCAAACTATTGAAATAGTAAAAGGTGTAAAATCTTATTATGAAAATTATCATAAAATAAAAATTCCAGATGATGTAATTGAAAATGCTGTTCGACTATCCGGAAGATATATATCTGATAGATTTTTCCCTGATAAGGCTATAGATGTAATTGATGAAGCTGGTTCTAGAGCAAATTTAAAAAATAAGGGACTTGTAGAACTTGAAGCATTAAAAAACGAACTCTCAAATATTCAAAAAGAAATAACTAAATGTGCCGAATTAAATGATTTCGAAAAGGCAGCCGAATATAAAGTTGAAGAATGTAAAATACAAACAAAAATCGATAACTTTAAAAATGAATATTCTAATGTTATGTTAACTTTAGATGATGTAGCCTCAGTTGTAGAATCTTGGACTAAAATTCCTGTACAAAAAATAACAGAAATAGAGGCTGAAAAACTTCTAAATTTAGAATCAAGACTTCATAAAAGAGTTATCGGACAAAACGAAGCTGTATCGAGTGTTGCTAGAACTATCAGAAGAAATAGATCCGGCTTTAAAAAATTAAAGAAACCATCCTCTTTTATATTTGTAGGTCCAACTGGCGTTGGAAAAACAGAGCTTGTAAAAACTTTAGCTTTGGAATTGTTTCAAAATGAAAAGGCTTTAATAAGGGTAGATATGTCTGAATACATGGAAAAACATACTGTATCTAAATTAATAGGAGCGCCTCCCGGTTACGTAGGCTATGATAACGGAGGTCAACTTACTGAAAAAGTACGAAGAAATCCTTATTCAGTTATTCTTCTTGATGAAATTGAAAAAGCACATCCTGATGTATTTAATATTTTGCTTCAAATACTTGAGGACGGAAGACTTACTGATAGTCAAGGAAGAACTGTAAACTTTGAAAATACAATAATAATAATGACTTCAAATGCCGGAACAAATTTAAAATCCAGCGGAATAGGTTTTTCTCGTGATGATTATTTCTCCCTTTCTAGTAAAATTAAAGATGTACTTCGTGAAACCTTTAGACCTGAATTTTTAAATAGAATAGACGAAACAATTATATTTACAGAACTAAACAAAGATGAGCTTATGAAAATAATCGACTTAATGCTTAAGGAAATAATAAGTGAGGGTAGAGATAAAAATATATCTATTAATATAAACGAAGAAGTTAAAAACTTTATTTTTGATAAAGGTTATGATAAAAAATATGGTGCACGTCCACTCAGACGTACTATACAAAAATATATAGAAGATGAATTAGCTGAATTCTATATAAAAGGAATATATAAGGATGGAAGTAATGTAACTATTTATATTAAAGATAACAATATTGCTTTTGAATAA
- a CDS encoding NAD(P)/FAD-dependent oxidoreductase has translation MEYDLVIIGGGLSGIRTAISARKEGVKNILLIEAEDTLGGILNQCIHNGFGERIFNEELTGTEYIQRFIDEFLRLNINYKLNSTVIKLSRNKTVTFVNSEDGVVEIKACSIVFACGAIEKPKKSIRLLTRDLSGIYYAAAAERLINIHGYMPGKSIVVLGANEIGNLLANRIYIEGGKVKAVIDNGVSLNKKNEIIELLAKINVPLLYDYDIMKIKGRGRIEGIYISNRNFEEKFISCDTLIFAQKLSCNDKLLKDSNIKSLNKEEKESKTNTSGIFIVGDALYIHEFNSNDIVFESERLGKVITEYIKECTDK, from the coding sequence ATGGAGTATGATTTGGTTATTATAGGTGGTGGATTGTCTGGAATAAGGACTGCAATCTCTGCTAGAAAAGAAGGAGTAAAAAATATATTATTAATAGAAGCAGAAGATACTTTAGGGGGAATCCTAAATCAATGCATACATAATGGCTTTGGAGAAAGAATTTTTAATGAAGAACTTACAGGAACAGAATATATCCAAAGATTTATAGATGAGTTTTTGAGGCTTAATATAAATTATAAATTAAATAGTACCGTTATAAAGCTTAGTAGAAATAAAACAGTTACTTTTGTGAATTCAGAAGACGGAGTAGTTGAAATAAAGGCTTGTAGCATAGTTTTTGCTTGTGGAGCTATTGAAAAACCTAAAAAATCAATAAGGCTTTTAACAAGAGATTTAAGTGGAATTTATTATGCGGCTGCAGCTGAAAGGCTAATAAATATACATGGATATATGCCAGGAAAGAGTATAGTTGTACTTGGAGCAAATGAAATTGGTAATTTACTTGCAAATAGAATATATATTGAAGGCGGTAAGGTTAAAGCAGTAATAGATAATGGAGTTAGTTTAAATAAAAAAAATGAAATTATAGAGTTGTTAGCAAAGATAAATGTACCACTTTTATACGATTATGATATTATGAAAATTAAAGGACGAGGAAGAATAGAAGGAATTTATATAAGTAATAGAAATTTTGAAGAAAAATTTATTTCTTGTGATACACTTATTTTTGCTCAAAAATTATCTTGTAACGATAAGCTTTTAAAAGATTCCAATATAAAAAGCTTAAATAAGGAAGAGAAAGAATCAAAAACAAATACTTCTGGAATATTTATAGTAGGAGATGCACTGTATATACATGAATTTAACTCTAATGATATTGTTTTTGAAAGTGAAAGGCTAGGTAAAGTAATAACAGAATATATTAAAGAATGTACAGATAAGTAA
- a CDS encoding aspartyl-phosphate phosphatase Spo0E family protein, with amino-acid sequence MKNKIEKLRGELYMLIKNHNLTDSEVLTKSQVLQNEINSFMKKDLKVKAS; translated from the coding sequence ATGAAAAACAAAATTGAAAAATTAAGAGGAGAGCTTTATATGCTAATTAAAAATCATAATTTAACAGATTCAGAGGTATTAACAAAATCACAAGTATTGCAGAACGAAATAAATAGTTTTATGAAAAAAGATTTAAAGGTAAAAGCTTCATGA